In Ignavibacteriales bacterium, the following are encoded in one genomic region:
- a CDS encoding glycosyltransferase family 9 protein yields MNFKRSVKNLISGFNRVVFLKKRKNLDLRNVKSVLIISLYFRGDFLFHTPFIKLLAAILPDARIDIWTKSRNLELTHNNPDIDDVLMFDDIKTAGYNDNAKFNLSGKINFFKKLRKTKYDLVIDLTGHVSTAIFTYLSKSGYTIGINNFGFGAAYNKFIDLNPASTRGHLIDKYLSVLKESFGISDEKWETLIGANGTKPVLYPSRQDADTVRKILDELSINRDEPLVLLHTTAGWSAKEWDPLNYSRLIEMLNDKHYQFIFIGDDRDRKNFELILDNSGLKDVPKFKKHFLKLKFLEVAELINQADILVGSDSAPLHIAGAMNTPSVGIFGPTNPDFSNPVGEMHKVVYHKLHCSAADNMQYCTRNAGMTCPTIDCMKMVKPEEVMQLIEGLTNEFRESKKNKSTSGSLQ; encoded by the coding sequence TTGAATTTTAAGAGATCGGTTAAAAATTTAATATCGGGTTTTAATAGAGTTGTCTTTCTTAAAAAAAGAAAAAATCTTGACCTTAGAAACGTCAAATCTGTTCTAATAATCTCACTATATTTTAGAGGTGATTTCTTATTCCATACCCCTTTTATTAAACTACTTGCCGCCATACTTCCTGATGCCAGGATAGACATTTGGACCAAATCCAGAAATCTTGAGCTTACTCATAATAATCCTGATATCGATGATGTTTTAATGTTCGACGATATTAAAACCGCCGGTTATAATGATAATGCAAAGTTTAATTTAAGCGGGAAGATTAACTTCTTTAAAAAGCTCAGAAAAACCAAATATGACCTTGTAATCGATCTGACCGGACATGTTTCCACAGCAATTTTTACATATTTATCAAAGTCAGGTTATACAATTGGTATCAACAATTTTGGATTTGGAGCGGCTTACAATAAGTTTATAGATCTTAATCCTGCCAGTACAAGAGGTCATCTAATTGATAAATATTTAAGCGTTTTAAAAGAAAGTTTTGGCATTAGCGATGAAAAATGGGAAACCCTCATCGGCGCAAATGGCACTAAACCTGTTTTATATCCATCCCGGCAGGATGCAGATACGGTCCGGAAGATACTCGACGAACTTTCTATAAACCGGGATGAACCTTTGGTACTACTTCATACCACAGCTGGGTGGAGTGCTAAGGAGTGGGACCCGCTTAATTATAGCAGACTGATAGAGATGCTAAATGACAAGCACTATCAATTCATTTTTATTGGTGACGATCGTGACAGGAAAAATTTTGAACTAATACTGGATAATTCGGGATTAAAGGATGTACCGAAATTTAAAAAGCATTTCCTTAAATTGAAGTTCCTTGAGGTTGCCGAACTGATAAATCAGGCAGATATCCTTGTTGGAAGTGACTCGGCTCCGTTACACATCGCCGGCGCAATGAATACGCCGTCTGTTGGCATATTCGGACCGACAAACCCGGATTTTTCGAATCCGGTAGGCGAGATGCACAAAGTCGTATATCATAAACTGCATTGTTCGGCTGCGGACAATATGCAATACTGCACAAGGAACGCCGGTATGACCTGCCCAACTATTGATTGTATGAAGATGGTCAAACCGGAGGAAGTAATGCAGTTAATTGAAGGTCTAACTAATGAATTCAGGGAATCAAAGAAAAATAAAAGTACTTCTGGCAGTTTGCAATAA